Genomic DNA from Asterias amurensis chromosome 2, ASM3211899v1:
ctgttgtgcaatctggggaaaatctgtgctgggcagcacccAGTGTCATGTATATTGGTCAAAGTGCTGGGCGAAATTTGTTAGctctgggcaggcccgcccagcaccgcccaccgtggctacaacactgataaCTGTTGCAAACCTGTGGAGGCAAACATTTTCTACCCACCTTAGCGACAGTATTGCTGAAGCCGGTAATCCCCTGCTTGTCTCCTAACTCTGGAAAGCCATGCTGGGTCCAATGTTGAAGCCGTTTTGCAAAATCCAACTCGTCAACGACCCCTGCCCAGTGGAGTATAGAGTCCAACACCAAAACCTGAACAAATGGAAAAACCGGTGGAGTTAAAGGTACAGTGTATATGACATCTTGGTTTTATGCTGGAGTAAATTCAATCCCATCAACTTGTTCTCAGAAAACCTGTATCAACCTTCAAAAATATAATAACataatattcaattcaattcaattcaatatacatttaattccaaaaaacatttccacaatattatagTAATACATACAGGTATATataaatgatagaaaaaaaaaatacactggCGGAAAACGCGTGAAGGCAAGGCCCAAAATAAGCCAGGTTACAAGGTAGCTTGTAGCGGCTTGcctttacataacaaaatagatgaagtcttataaagcgcacgtatctaccaaccaAGCTACTCACAGCGCTTACAGAAAAAGTGGTTatttaagttatgaattctgataCCAAATATGTAGCattttataagggtttacaaggtcaCATAGGtactacggcgcatacagcagccacagccaggaacacaggggcgccaccttctctttttgataagtgcactgttttttttttacatgcgttacacaacacatgggaccaacggctttacgtcccatccgaaggacgaagtgtcttgctttaaggacacaagtgtcaccgtttgggattcgaacccacacgctgctgatcagaaacaccggagtttgaatttggtgctctttaccgcttggccacgacacttccacttccATATAATAACATGGCATGTCCTGGTCAAGCGGTCTACTccaccggacccaagctctggtgttgtcagcagcagagtgaaGGTTCGatacctggacccaatttcatggatctgcttaagcacagaaataagctaagcaaaacaaaattatgcaaacCGAATAACGTTACCAGACAGAAAAACCAGATCACACGTACAGTTTTGGACCGGTGCcctgctcattattgctaaCCAGGgattttttaagcagtattttctgcttaggcagctctatgaaattgtgctcaGGTTATGACACATGtacccttgagcaaggcacttaaccataattgctcccttaaaagttgggaaggtactGCATTCAAACAATCTTTTTTAACAACTAACCATTTGATCAAATGCCGTTGTCCAATCTCCCTTCTCCCACTGCAACCTGTACTTATCGATGATGATGTCTTGGTAGGAAAGAGCGCCCTCGTCGTAATGAAAGCAGCATTCGTCTGCGCTCATCTGAGCTGTACTGAGGCCGAGGGCGTCACCGATAGCTGCTCCATACAACAAACCTGGACGAGAAAAGAAGACACGATTGGAAATTTGTAATTCGAAATTTGTAATttgaaatttgtaatttgtaaaaaaCTAAAGGAGTCAATTGTCGGAATACCCTTACTCGCTACAGTGAACGAGCCTTCTCTGTTTGTTCCCCAaaactttggaacaatctccctgtTATCATCTGCAATTCCCCCGACAGTGAACACGTTCAAAACTAGACTCAAAAATTACCAATTGAACTCATGATTGctcttttttccatttttcttctattgtttttttgtaaagcgcttagaaaCACTATGTATAAAGTGCTATATAGATtttgtacattattattattatttataccaTTACAAATAAACAAGCCAAAACAGGCTGAAATTTTCCATGAAACTTTTGATTGTAAACTTAAATTCCAAAAAGTATCTTATTAGATATTGACGACTTCCTTCCTGATAAATAACATCAGACATGGGTTCAAATTAGCATTGAAAGAAAACATGCCGATGTGAGTTGAACAATTTAAACAACTCAACTTTAAACTCCTTTATCCAAGTTTCATTCTCTCACATTTCTTtgtgtttctactttcacaacttttgaaccaaagtgGTAACAACATGGGGGTCTTTACAGCACTAAAGCATGgataaaatgaataaatgaatgaatgaaatagTAAACATGTCCTGAGTccacaaacaattttttactTGATAGCATCACATTAATTGAATGGAATAAATATTGAAAACCAATCCATTGTAAATGCTGTGTAGACCCACATGTAGGGCCTATCtactaggttttttttcttcttgctaTTACTGGAATGCAAGTTGATCAACCATTTGAAACTTCATTGCACATGTACAGGTTGTGTATGGTGACGTAACTGTGGACAGAAATGCACCAACCAAATGGTATCAAATGGTattgggagtgtcgtggccaagcggttaagagcgccgaattcaaactctggtgtttctgatcagcagagtgtgggttcgaatccccagccgtgacacttgtgtccttaagcaagacacataaccattgcttcgtccttcggatgggacgtaaagccgttggtcccatgtgttgtgtaaacgcatgtaaaagaacccagtgcacttatcgaaaagagaaggggttcgccccggtgttcctggctggattggcagcatattgcaccatagcaccttgtaaactattacatggttcttaaggattaggtcttatatctcaaaattcaccccactccttgcagtaataatacctggcgctttgtatacTTCGGcgaaaggcgcgttataaatacggttattattattgcaaGTGTATGAACCAAAAATTCAAAACCATATTGGatgatattaaaggcactggatacttttgcaataacgagcaatggagagctgttgattgtaaaaacattgtgagaaacagctacctgtgaaaaaaagttttagagaaagaggtacttcctcactcaaatatttaaagacctcaggcctgaagccttttaatttGCATCATTCttaaagcacaccaatttgtgcaatacattttttttttttttttccttattctcttgcaaattacatgaccaattgagtcgaaattttcaaagatttgttatttttatgcatatgttgggacacaccaagtgagaatactggtcttgtacaatatcaaaggtgtccagtgccttaaaatagTAAGACAGTGGGAGGGAAAAAGCATGGTTTTCATCTTTCCTCACCAACAATCTTGTCTTTAAGTTCATCAGCCTCGAGTGTTGTTGCATCCAATGGAGGTCTTAAGGGCGTTCGTATTCTACTGGTTGTATTCGTTGTTTCTGTTTGCTGCTGAAGGTACTGTGCTCTTGCTGAGTGGGGGTTGGAGACGGCGGACTGTAAAACATCACCTGCAATGTTAAGAGCAATAGGTTAGTGACTAATAAAGAcaacggacactattggtaattgtcaagaccagtcttctcacttggtatatctcaacatatgcataaaataacaaacctgtgaacatttggtcgtcgaatttgcaagataataatggaagaaaaaacaaccttgtcacacgaagttgtgtgctttcgaatgcttgattttaagacctcaaactctaattctgaggtctcaaaatcaaatttgtggaaattatttctttctcaaaacctacgttactttagagggggacagttctcacattgtttatacctatactatcaacagctctccattacttgttaccaagtaaggttttatgctaataattattttgagtacataccaatagtgtccactgcctttaacatgggcagtattgaaaattaaaaaattattagtAAATTTTATCAATATTATCGCATTGTGACCAAAGGGtcaaattgtcaaagtctaattggacaacaattaaacaatatttataaaatggaaactaCCCAGTAAACTGGTAAAAGGGAGCTTATTTAAGTAGATGGAGAGGTTGAAAGGAAAATTCTAACACACTTGATTGAGGTGATTTGAGGAGGACCAAGAAAAGATGGACCAGATACGGCATCTTACACACCTCTTGCTCTCTTGAAGATGTTTCCATGTTCGGTTGCTTCCGGTGTGAAACCATTTCTACATTGTTTCTTTAAGAATCTCAAGATGGCGTCTGATCCTTCATTGCATATCGACTGCAGTGGAACGACACATCGATTATTCACCGCTAAGATCACTCTCAGACTCCCCGACTGACCGAAGGAAGGCGGTATGACAGTCAGAAAGTTATCGCCGACGTTCAGCTTCGTTAACGACTCCATGTTCCCCATTGTCTCCGGTAGCATCTCCAGTGCATTATGGGATACATCCAGCCTCTGCAGCTTTACAAGATGCACAAATGACTCTGGTAGCGTCTGCAATTGGTTGTGGTGTATGAGCAGTGTCTTGAGATGGAAGAGCAGGGCAAAGCTTTCCGGGAGGGCGACAAGGCGATTGTGGCTGAGGTTCAGATGGGACAGATGGGGGACACGCATGGGAAGCTCGGCTGGTAACCTATAGAGCAGATTGAAGGAGGCATCTAAGTGCTCATAAAGAGAGATGGAATCCACCAACTCCCAGGGAAGCTCGGTCAGGGCACCAGGTATGTCATCATTGCCATCCACATGCTacggaaaagaaaaacaaaacaaaccaaactaCTTCAATATGAAGATAACTTTTAAACTTTAATcaaataataatccacacaggaaactgactgggttaaaTTTAAATGATTGTGGGTTGAACGAATTCAAGTGTTTGAGATTCGATATAGCAAGCGCATTGCTATAGCCACTTTGGAAATCGGTTCAACAGAGGCACTTAGCCCTACCACTTTGGTACATGTAGCACATGAGTGGTTTTCCAACCACTATCTTACGATCCCCAGGAAAAATATGTGCATTTCAAATGTTGCTTGCTTTTTACTCTCAAGTAATACACCAATCCGGGTGCGGAGTCTCCAGTGCCTAGATTATGCACAAAGACACCGCAGTTGTTTAattttgtcaatagagggcgtttccaattttgttttgtcagaaTTGGTATGTAGGCAAATAGCTAAGGAGAGAAATAAGTGAGAGCTGCAATTTCTGAGAACACACCTTCTGGTATTGCTTCTGTGTAATCTTCCTGGTCAGCTTGAGTTGCCTCCTCTCATCTGGTCGGACAGGAGGAAGGTCGTGAGTCTCCACATTTCCCATGATGCTCCACATACACTGTCACAAATTGTTCTTCCCGCTTGCATTGCTTGTAGAAAATATCAAATTATGGAATTATAGCAGCAGGACTAAAAAACTAAATGCTCACGTTCGTGATGATGACTGAAACTCTCTGGAAAATAAAATGACAGAAAGTAAAGTTACAGGACTGGTAATTATGAGATGAAAACGGTTAGATCAGTTTCATTCTAGGGCTGTAGGGTGTCAACCTGAAAACACTACTTACAAGTTaggccaaaaaaataaaaaataaaacaggtGATCGTCCCCTCTCtcacgtttttttttctgtgtatttctcattaaacttaCTAATATTTAAGAACTTGTAATGCATTTaaaagtaagtggtgactttaaagtaaagaattggtggccagtttgaaattaaaacgCTTGGCAGCACCccagacgatcaactggtattttttttttttaggccttACTatacagatttacacatggttgtacccggaATAGCCACTTCTCTGTATAAAATGTGCCCTATATTAAAGATCTGTTGAAACATGAACTGTTTTCCTTTCATAATACAAAACCATGACAGACGGATTTTGTTGAATGAATCCGACATGACTTCTTCCATATGGAGCTACTCCAGCTGCTGGGTGTGCAGGGAAAGGTTTAAACTGGGTACAACAAAAGAGGACGCAACAGGGTCCCCCAGTTTGCAGTTAGTTGGAATGCTTGTACGAAAGCAATGAGAGCTGTTGCCTTACAGTGAGTTAGAGTACAAAAAAAGGAACAATCAAGAGGTCCCTGATTGCAGGTATTACAAACTTACAGTGTGTTTatatggggggaggggggaggggggggagggggtcagTCCACCCCCATGGAGAATGTATGTTGCCAAATTGTCACGACTCGGGCACGATTATGACTAGAGCCTTTTGTGTAGTGGCAATTGAGTCGGCAGTGCTCAATTATACAAAAGTAGAACTATAGTGCTAGTGGATTTCCGACACtttgtacctttgccacttcgaaCCCttgacacttcgtacctttgggACATTTCGTACCAAAGCCAAACTGGTCACTTTATACCGTAGGCATGGTACAAGGTGACTATCGGCTGAGTCACGTCGTACCTTCAACCGAGTCACTTGGTACCTTCATAATGTGTATTCTTTTaaacagttaaagggaaggtacacgtttggtaattactcaaaacaaatataactttaaaactgacttggtaacgagcattggagagctgttgatagtatcaaacattgtgggaaacgactccctctgaagtaacgttgtttttgagaaagaggaaatttctcacttaaataataaaagacttctagctagaagtcttttattcttatttatagtttatattttctcgcaacttcgatgactgattgagctcaaattttcacaggtgtgttattttatggctatgatgggatacaccaagtgagaagactggtctttgacaattaccaaaagtgtaccttccctttaataagtTAAAATGTTCGTTGAGATACAAACTAAATGATACTTAATGAATTGTAACTTTTTGATTAATTATGTGAATGTCCATCTTCTGCCCATATTTTTTGCTAATGTTTTAAAGTCAAACAATCAAGCAATTGTCAAAATGGCTACTTGGtcccaacaaaataataataatttgtttaatttgtttttatttcaaaatcatCTGatcacaaaataatcataaatgaTGCAGAAATCCCGATTTAGtacaaggtacgaagtgtcttgtaagaatgTACGGAGTGTCTTGTAAAAAGGTACAAAGTTTCCAAGGTAAGACAGTACAAAGTGTCCAAAGTCAATTGTGTCCAGACTCCAGGGTTCGCAGTGGCAACAAaagtacgaagtgtcctgacaccatGCTAGTTAACTTATGGCATGAATAGTAGTACCATACCGTCAatgcatggagcaataaacttgCTCCATAGTACGGTACTCCATCCACTCTGAGAGTGAGTGCTGGTGCCAGAGTCACAACAGTTAGTTTGGGTCTAGGCCTGGGGGTGTGGTGGGCACTGACTCGAGAGGAGTCGATTCAGGGGTTCGTTAGCTAAACCGCCTGCACGCCTGCTGAGGAGGCTGCAACACGAGCCGTTCAGTTCAGCATGGTTCAGCATACGATACGTGGCAGTCTAGAAATGTAGTTTGTGTTTAATTTACTTAactatattaaataataacaataaagatTGAAGACCTGCATACGTGTTATCATGATGATTTCATGATTTCGTCTACCAGATATTTTACAGTGTTAGTGTATGCTGTGATGGGAGCTTCGGATGGGGTGTTCGAGAATGCCTGATGGTTCAAAAGAGTGATAAGAAATTCATGAGCACCACCAAAAACTTCGCTTTCACTATTTTTATtcctaaaatttaaaagtttcctAAACCAGTTGTTTCGCTGCTGTCAGCTCCTCCGGACggaacaaaatttcaagctttccTCTGTCAATCCGGTACATACGTTCTAGTTAAGTAACTATGAAAAATGTTGGCGTCAACGTACCTTTTCGTCGTGTAAATTATGACAtttccatgttgttttgttggtGTTCGCACAGTCTGCACATTGCACTCTCAAGCTCCAGCAGGCAACAAAACGCAAGGTTTAGCAGGGTGGctagagcgccctctgttgttggaCTTTGGCGCAGCCCTAAACTTGATGTTTTATTCGACTGAGAATTTTGCGGCCCACAGCCGAGTCGAGTGTGGtggttaaaatttgaactccgtttctTTTATGTCTTGGGTGTAATTGAGGTGTTTTGggcaaaaaaatgttgatgtaaTTTTTGTGCGAAAAAGTTGGAAAtcccaaggtattgcgaatCGGGCATGTCTCTCCTAATGTATACACAGAAATGTTCGACCCACTGCACCCGTCAAAACGCATAATGATGAAATTAATGTCCACTAAAAATCCAAAATGGCCGCAATTTGTAGCTctctaagatttttttttttttaattccacTGAAATCCAGATGGATTGGATGATATACCGCGACAGACTACGGTAGGCTTAGGGCCTACTGCCTCCAGCTGAAACGTTTGAATGCCAATCCGTAACTCCACCTTGAACACTTTTATGTAATTAATTTCTTTAAAGTCTTTTTTAAAACGAACAAATAGTTCGGGcttgttattattttcaaaacGGGTAGGCTGATGTGACACATATAGGCCGGTTTTTACATGCCAGATACCGTGAAATACTTTTGCGTGGGCCTCCACAAAGATAAACAAACTTTCGGTcaaaaaactgttttgaaaTTGGTGCACCTTCCAGAACAGCAAAATCTCGGGTTCGgaaccggtgtcgcatgcaattatgtcctgtTTGCAaaactatccggaggacattattgcatatgcaataatgtccgccggacggttatGCATATGCagtcgtgtccgcccggacgctgctgcataatgtgtgtctgcccggacacatttgcatatgcagttgtgtccgccccgtgtgTAGGTtaagtgcatgcacgctcgcttacgcgcgcacacaccccatgtacagtcatgtacatgtccaccggacggtttttgcatagccccgggcACGATTGcacatgcaaaagtgtccggagcggacagtattgcatggaggacacaattgcatctgacacagGCGCCGAaccggagatttttttttcaacccgtTTCACACTGTAAACATTTCAATCCGCCTCCGATCCTAGTAGCATGCTCCTAGCCGGCCGGGTTGAAATCAACCCTGGCTGGGTTGAAAATCTCAATCCGGGTCGAAATTGCATTTTTCGGCGTGAACCGTTATACTGTATTAGCTGGTTCACGAAAAGACCAGTGTGAATGTTGTCTCTGATCTAAATTTATGTCGAATTAGGAGCGAGGTTGAACCGACCCGGGTAGGTTTCATCGCGGCTCAAAATGGAggctatgggtgcgttcgtttagcttccctgggtcgaccccggtgtgtgacgggttttttttccaggacgaacgtgggtaattatctgcacacgttcgttcTTGAAAAagaaacgccacacaccggggtcacCCCAGGgaggctaaacgaacgcacccagtgtgAAAAGGCTTTATTTGTCATGGTGAAACTTACGCTCCAAGGCTGTGAGGCAACTGAACTGTGACGAGCCTAAAACCGCAGTTTGAACTCACTTTTTGAAACCTTCAGAAACAGTCCACAAATGGTATAACAATAAACATATTCTTTCTGTTTTGTGGTCATGCAAACGAAGCCTTGATTTTTGTTGGTTGATTGTTCGGCAGTCAGTGAGGCGTGTAGGACACAAGCAAGTACCAAGAACCTTCAGTGGGAGTGGAATATAAGAGCAAAGGTTTACGTGTGTGGGTGCAGTTGTTGGCGTTTTCTGTACATGAACGGTTAGTTACTTCACATCGATTCATAAATACGATTTACATTGTAGACAACCATTTCAAACTTGCTTACTATTACACATTTCCCAAAAGACTTCCAATGATAGGTTCTGATCAAATTATATTATCTTATTTAGAGTGTTTTCGAAGAGCATTTTTGTGGCCAACTGGTTTAGCTAGTCCTTGACAGTGTTGTCATTGAACCTGTGTTTGGATCGAGTTGAAAAAAAGGTCGTAAAAGTGATAGTCCTACTTCATTCCAATAATTGTGCATTGATGACaacttttgctttgtttttatcagggagAGTATCACCGCAAGCAATCTGAGTTTTTATGCAAACGGGTAAGCAAATCGACAACAAATGTTTTGTATACGAGAATAGGGCCGATCCTATGCGaagcacttaaagccattatacactttcggtacagaaaaaaagttcacagatttacaaataatttacagggtttacagaaggtaatggtgaaagacttctcttgaaatattgttccatgaaatgctttacttttgagaaaacattaaaacaatatcaattctcgttagcgagaattacggatttatttgaaacacgtgtcatggcacggcgaaaacaagagtgggttttcccgttattttctcccgactccgatgaccgattgagcctaaattttcacatgtttgttattttatatataagttgtgatacacacaGTGTGGGACTTGGcaattactgtttaccgaaagtgtataatggctgtaaccaaggactctcagaaaagcgaactttaaagcagtgaacactattggtaaatatactcaacatatttattagcataaaaccttacttggtaacgagtaatgaaagctgttgatagtataaaacattatgagaagcggctccctctgaagtaacgtagttttcgagaaataagtaattttccacgaattttatttcgagacctcagaattagattttgaggtctcgaaatcaagcatctgaaagcacacacctttgtgacaagggtgtttttttctttcataattatctcgtaacttcgacgaccaattgagctcaaattttcacaggtttgttatttttatgcatattatgttgagatacaccaagtcagaagactggtcgaaaccaccaatagtgtcctttgTCTTGAATTGCACTGTAGGAttacttacccccccccccaaaaaaaaaaatggaaaaagttTCATTTGATAGACGTAGGAGGAAAACCCAGTGAGCTATCACAGAATTATCAAAATACTTAGTGAAGTTTAGGACTCTCAGAAAGTTCttgtatttcattattttttttcactgcCTATAAatttaatgtgttttgtttaggGATGCTATACTTTTCGTTCATACCTCAGTACACTAAATTATGAATTTAATCAAGCATTTTGGGCGCCCCACTACAGAAGGGTTTTACCTTCTCTGGTTGCAACCCccattttgtactttttagttGTTATAAGTTTCTTTACTTACTTGAAATGTATTGTATTTGTGTTGTTGTacgaataaaaaagaaaaaactctcAGTAGGCCTATGTAGAAACAAGGTAATGGACCATAACCTATTCCACCAAGGATGCGCATGAGTTATttcaaaaatcaaataaatatttattcaaGCTGTTTAGTCCTCTCAGCCATGATATGCAATTATTTTGCCACAACTAGCTGTTTGTGACAATCATTGACGTGGACATTCAGTTGCAGTAGTGAAGAATTGCCAGAATTTCAATAATACGCCCACGGCATTTTTGAACAGCTAGTGTTCCCCATACATCAAAAATCTTTGTAAATCTTTTGCgaaaatatttcaactattatgGTCTTCTCAAGAATGTTGTTCTGCTGGTGCagtttaaactgtttttattagTCTTAATATAGAGGGGGAGTTGATAACTGTTCTTTCTTTGTTGCGTTTTATAagtaatttttaaatatttggtcaCACGAGGAAATTTTTACAGCCAACTTGGAGCAATTTAGAGCAAAATAATTGTAACTTTGTGTATGTGAGTTTTGAAAACCTGAACATGAAATTCGTAAATCTTCTCTCCCATAACAAAAGAACAACAACCTGTGTTTCACAGTACTTATCTACTTTTCAAAGTGTATTATTGTTGTTTCCAGTAAGAAATCTGCCATTATTCAATTTGCAGAAAACAAAGTACAAGAAAACACAACAATGCAACTCTTGATTGTGCTTACTGTATGTCTCGGGTTGGCCAACTCGATGACTTTAGGTAAGTACGGATATACTGACTCTATTCTGAAATTCCACACAAAAATGGGACTCCTTCAAACACAATTATTGTGTCAAGGTTAACTCTGTGTTATGTGTTATGTCGGTCAACTTTATGTTTTGCTTTGCTGTTATGGCTCTTTAGAATGTTTATAAAATGAAGAGTTGTTTTAAGTTTGAATAAAGTATACTGATCATCAACCCCAAACTAAATGCTGAAGAGGTGTACAAACTTACTCCAAAACCTGACAAATTGACTGAGTTTAAGGTGCAGTGTTGAATTGACTGTCGTTGATTGTTGAGCATTTTAGCTTAACGATtggaaatttgcttagcagacctctaatgaaattgggccagatGGAATTAGTGCATGCTGAACCGCTTGCCCCTTACCAATGTAGCTCTGGTTCGACTCCCGGTTGGGTCGTGGGTTCTTTTGGTTCTGATGCTTCGTGATCATTTTTGTGTACCTGTCCCTGTCTCACTCGTTTTAAGTACtaagattaaagacactggacactattggtaattgtcaaagaccagtattctcacttggtgtatcccattatatgcataaaataacaatcctgtgagagtttgggctcaattggtcaacgaacTTGTGTGCTATTAGATGCCTGCcgaggtcttttattatttgagtgagataactacctctgtctcaaaaagtacgttacttcaaaggaaaccgtttctcacaatgttttatgctatcaacagctctccattgctcgttaatacCAAATAAGTTTATATGTCAAACGCCACCACTGAGTGCGTGTGGCTCGAAATGTTGTTTTTCCCGCGTCTTTCCCGAGAATGCAGATTCTCAGATGCAAGTATAGGATGACTATCGTATCAATTCATTTATGTTACAGGTCGTCCCCAACAAAGAGAAGAAGAAAGAGAGATCGGATTACTATCTCAGAAGTTGGAAGGTAGTGTTTTGAATAAATAGAGTCGCAAATATTATCTCgttttctgtattttgttttcaggcCGGTCAGTTTTAAACTGAAAATGATACCGTTtatattgatgtttttttaatggaCACAAACAGTATGATGTTCTTATTAGCATTTTCGTTTCTAGAACAAATTGACAGTGGGCAACTGTTCCATCTAACGTGCTTTATATAAATTATGATACCCTTTGGTAAAGAGTATAAAGTTTGTTAAATACTTGTAATCGATGAAGTCTAAGTAGTAATATTATATTAATTcgtggtgggtttttttcaaacTAGGTGAGAAAGAACGGGGTGGTTATGGTGAAGAAGAGAGACACTGGATGGGTAAGTGGAAACCAACCTAGAACGATATCACCAAACAGTATTGAtcctcattttgttttaaaggcagtggacactattggtagttactcaaaataacaattagcataaaacctttcttggtgacgagtaatggggagaggttgatggtataaaacattgtgagaaacggctccctctgaagtgccatagttttcaagaaagaagtaattttccacgaatttgatttcgagacctcagatttagaacttgaggtctcgaaatcaaccatctaaacgcacacaactatgtgtgactaaggtgttttttctttcattattatctcgcaagttcgatgaccgattgagctaaaattttcacaggtttgttattttatgcatgtgttaagatacaccaactgtgagggctagtc
This window encodes:
- the LOC139933919 gene encoding uncharacterized protein — protein: MWSIMGNVETHDLPPVRPDERRQLKLTRKITQKQYQKHVDGNDDIPGALTELPWELVDSISLYEHLDASFNLLYRLPAELPMRVPHLSHLNLSHNRLVALPESFALLFHLKTLLIHHNQLQTLPESFVHLVKLQRLDVSHNALEMLPETMGNMESLTKLNVGDNFLTVIPPSFGQSGSLRVILAVNNRCVVPLQSICNEGSDAILRFLKKQCRNGFTPEATEHGNIFKRARGDVLQSAVSNPHSARAQYLQQQTETTNTTSRIRTPLRPPLDATTLEADELKDKIVGLLYGAAIGDALGLSTAQMSADECCFHYDEGALSYQDIIIDKYRLQWEKGDWTTAFDQMVLVLDSILHWAGVVDELDFAKRLQHWTQHGFPELGDKQGITGFSNTVAKVLSNAKFSSDPHGVSQGLWDRSHDHLDVESCDHLADNAAVVRAAILGVPQFHNLKEVANNTTRICRATHFDPRCQASCVVLSVLIALLLQNNQSLCTSPEASFLKSIVSMATEAGRMFLKEPSHLQDFDDFCNLNDFESWSKLHPNKFSYTFKPLSAAMIALQSGLSFRESITKLVMFGRDSPSNVGVAGAVLGCHCGYKKLPKHWVLNLRPKQTQWLDVKINALLDMMAIP